Within the Vigna angularis cultivar LongXiaoDou No.4 chromosome 10, ASM1680809v1, whole genome shotgun sequence genome, the region ATAGTCTGACATCCAAAACCAATAGAATCATAAGTAGACCACAAGATTCTTTGTGAAAATTGAACACCCTAAAATTTTTACTTAGTTCTAATGTGCAGACATCATTAGCAACAAATTATAACTGCTAAGGAAAAAACATGAGAAAAAGGTCCACGACCAGTCTCGGAGGCAATGTCAAGGCCGTCGGACTCTCCACGGCCACATCGGCCATGTTGGTCGACAATTTTCCACAATGTAAAAGTACCAAAATTTTCACGATAGGTTATACTACCTACATTGGAAAAACAACCTTTTACTCGACGAAGCAGCACAGTGAATCCTAAGTTTTAAAAAACGGTTCATGCTGTGATCCTGGTCAAAACATGAGGGTCTTCAAGTGTCTGACGACCCCAATGCGATTACGGGACCCCACTGGCCGCTAATATCTACGATTTCCCCCACTATAGTCAAACCACGACTGGAATTCAAAACCCCCAGCATTACTCTAACGAAAatgtcaaaaactgaaaagccACACATTAAGTTCTCGCATCGCACAGCTCAAGCGCTGTTTTCAAATCAAAGGAACAGACGAACACAATCACCATGAATCCATGATAAATCAGCCGTTTTGAACTGAACAAAGACAAATCTCAATTCAAAGTTCCCAACGACAAAGCTGTTAGCACAGTATGAAAACAAAACTCAATCCCAATAATAACAAAACCCAATCCCAATCATAAGATCTAtcgaaaattttcaaaacatctcgagattcaaaaacaaatttaaacttAACAAAACAAACTCACACCACCTTGGTATTTTTAAGAATTAGCATGGGAGCTGAAATTCACATGGTGAAagggaaaatataaaaagtctCACCGTTAACGCGATTTCGCTTTTAAGGATTTCGATAGGAGTGATGAAATGCAACGAATCTAGAAAGGGCCGAAGAAAGAGCAGAGATGGAAAGAGGAAGATCGGggtttctctttctccctctcttGTGTTGTTTCCAACTGCACGAGACTGAGGGAGAAACTCGAAGCAGGTGAAATTAATATagaggaggagaaggagagaGCAAAACGACGTCGTGAAATGAGGTTTTGGAAGTTTTCGTTGGAAAATTAGGTTGGCGTTGCCATTTTTGTTGTAACTGAATCGGCAAGGAACAGAATTCCAGACCGGGACACCGGTCAATTCTGCGTTATCAACGGATTTATATGAacttatattataagattattattgttagatattaatatttataactttataactttatattaatatttaaacgaAAATTTCTACGATAGCTGGTTAAAATACCACTTTTCAATAGTTTGCCTTCTAAAATAAGTTTACATGGATTAAAGGAGAAAAGAACACACAAATTACTTTTGTTTTGATTCTAAGGTGACTAGAAATTTTCGGATGTACGTGAACAAAATTCTTATAAATGAATGAGAgtatttctaatatatttttttaaaaatttaagactGATCTGCTATAAGAAAAGTTTTAATTGactttaacaataaaatataatttataaaataactaaatcaatttgttaatacattaaaaatgaagagtgacaaaaattaaaaagggtgTGGtagtatgaaatttatttaaagtaaaataatatttcacattattttttatagttccATTGTACTGTGTATTTAATCGAAAAGGAACATGGTCTTTTCTAGACCTGTCAATTTGGCCCCCTTACATGGTTTGGCTCTAACCCACGTGGGTTGGGGCCAGAAAAATCCATAGGGCTAAAAAGCCCCTCGTAGAAAAAGCCCACAGGgccaaaatatcttcaaaagcccTGTGGGTCAGGGCCAACCCATAggccttttttttagaaaaaatgttcattttgaatacaagataaaatataattaactcttacaaaaataattactataaaaaataaattgaaatttttataggaCGAGAGTTCTAGAATcaagaaacaaaagcaaaatgacaatatttattgagttagattctctaagtatataattagaggatcattttataaatttgaaattttataaatttgaaatttaaatatttaatttcgctttttttaggttataaattagaaattaactTTCTATCTATAATTatccaaattgaaatttaagagaagattttctctaattgaaactcttaatttaaaaaaaataaggcttctttattttcttagaaagctattgaaaaagaaattaaatataaatgattttctttttcattttatacccAACAAATCATGctcataacataaataataagtaaaaagaaaaaactcataaaccttGTGCAGGTTGCAGTTGTATTCGTCCATAAGATTTAATTTGGTCGTACTACTTACTCAAAATGTTTACAGTTTAATTGTCATAaagataaacataaacatacatttatgttatgtgttctaattgaaagttaaaaataaattatttaatgtgttagtcaaagaattgaaacactgtaacatttgtcattctttactactttaggtctatttaaaattttcattttttttataaatttttaagaaattaactttctttctataatatattttatggtgattttgagaaaatattatcaaagagaaaaaaacaaaataaaacataagtttaatttacacataaaatattaatactatttttgatccaaaaaatttagataataaagttttgaattatttttaattttaaataattaaaaacagattgagtgatattttagaagtcgagaaaacaaaacagtgattctttttttgagaaaatattatcaaagagaaaaaaacaaaataaacataagtttaatttacacataaaatattaatactatttttgatccaaaaaatttagataataaatttttgaattatttttaattttaaataattaaaaacagattgagtgatattttagaagtcgagaaaacaaaacagtgattctttttaagaacGGTAAAAGCggtgaaaatattaaatcaatttaatatgttattatttctctttggggttattttgatattactaattatatataattttttaataattggtgtctgcaatataagacataattgtattaaaattgacaacaaaataaagcatttttataatattttagtaaaaaaaatttgtaatactatttagttgtataaaattaagtgtgtggtttgtaattgtttttaattatttaaaaaagtggttattttgaatattaaatattctattatactataattaattagttttatttaataatttggaataagaaatcaattacatgaatataaaatttagtacttttaatagttactaTGAGAATATTGATGTTTAgtttccaaattttttttagtgGGACTAAACCCACCTTAACCGTGACCCTAACCCCCTTGAGAGGGGGCTTTGGGGGCTGGGGCTTTTTTTTGGTCCCAATTTGAGGGACTTCTTAAGAGGAGGCTTTTTTAAGAGTGGGTTAGAGCTAACCCCGGGGTTATGGGTCAAATTGACAGCTCTAGTCTTTTCAaactagaaaaatatataatattggaAAGTTGAGTTTATACTTTCAAGGATTGATGATTGAGTTAGTAACGAAAACAGATAAAAATTACTTGTAGAAAAATTTTCGACATTCAAGTTTGtaagagttttaaaaatatatataaaatatatgattaaagttaataagaattttaaaaaacatataaaatatatgattataataGTGAATAAGATAATTGAATAAATACTCCATTCCATATAATAAGTTCTTGTATTTGTAAGGTTTTTAAACTCATGAATAAGGGTcaagtaatatatttaattacctagaatttgttagaatatattagattaatatatatatataggtatacATAAGTTGTTTGAGTTACAAAAATATACAGTATCTTTAGTTATGTATtcaactttaaatatattttaggtacAATTTTTAGTATATCAAGATCTTAATATCTTTTGGATTGGTTCGATATTCAAGCCCTAAGCTTAAAAGCTAAAAATAAGTATAAGTGAACCTTATTGATGAAATAACcagtttttatcattttctaagTTTCAACATAAGTCATTAATTTTATACgctattttatcattaatttttgcAATGGTATACTCGAGTTGAAGAATCGAAATATATCTAGGCATAGTAAAAAAGGGAGGATTTATTGTAAAAACCTAGAGAAGAGCTTATAGGTTAGAagtagttttaaaataatgacactatactattttaatattaaaaggtttaaactataaaaaaatattttctattaacttAAGTTCATTATTATAAAGTCATTATCTCTCAAAACTCCTCTTAAGCGTCTCTTTGTCTTCTCTCTAAGTTCTTAAtctttatattcatatttttgaagatcaagaatcGTAGAATCAATCATAGTGAGGAGTTCTACGCATTCATTCGATCAAAGAGTTAAAAGAGTTCGttcttttctttccctttaGAGGTATTTTCATTCTTTGAGTTGCATGTGGGCTTTAGGCTAATACATGTGGCTCAAATGAGCTCTTGATGAATTTATGTTGCTCTATGGTGTAGATTATATGCTTAGGCCTCTAATTAGGGTTCTTGATGTCAAATTAGGTCTTTTTGTTTGAATAGGGCTCTAGAGGGCACCTTTGAGAGCAAAAGTTGTTTAACATAGGTAAGGgaatttaactttaattttgagtaatcttgaattttgttttcacaAGTGGATGTACTTGGATATTTATGATTAAGTTCAAGTTTAGAAAAAGTTGGTTTGTGTTTAATTTGTTTCAATGAGAAATGTGTGATATGTATGTGGGAATTGTTATTGATATGCAAGGTTCTTGATTTAATGTGTGAAAGTGCATATTTACTGGTAGTGTTATCCAGAATTATTAGGTGATCCCCCTCTTATTAAGTGATAGTGGAATTCAAGTTTCGTAGAGTTAGGGAAAGCTTGTTCATTGGAAAAACAAACTTTCACTAAGCGACGATTAAATCTAAGTTTCGTAAACAATTAAAAGATGAGGTCTCATTGGGCGAGTCTATTATTTTTTGgcaaataaatttgtatttaggTTCTAGTACTAAACTCTTTAAGGGAGACTATTTTTAGCTAAGCTAGGGTTTTTCTATAGGAACTTGTTAAGCGAGACTACCAGTTTTCAAAGTAATTTGGGAATCTTGAAATGTGTTATTCTTTTGGGAAAGTTGATTTGTGAAATAAAAAGTGGATTTATAAGCATGAAAGGGACATAATGGAATGGAATTGTAGAAGTATTCAATATTATGATTTGGGATCTTGGCTTCTaaggaagaagtagaagtctTCCCTAGTTTAGTGTTATGTATTTGGCTAGGGATATGTGTTGGTTAAAAGTTATCCTTTATTCTATTAAGCTACAAACTTGCATAGAATGTCATAGTCTAGGTAGTGAGAGTTGAAGGATGTTTTACTGTAGGAATAGTGTAACATCCTATTTTAGGATGTCACgtgtaattaattaagttaagaaAAAGTGACTTCTGATACCATCACAAAATaatgtgaaattaaaaatttttatttagttatcgtgaaaataattaaaatcatgcgGAAATAACAATTGATTCAATTACAActtataatgtttaaaaatatctaaacatAAACTCTATTACtttctcaaaaatattttcGAAAATTCTCATACTATTTTCCCATGCATATCCTCGCTTTACACAACACCATCATCATCTATAACATCATTTGTTCTCGTAAAAAAACTATCATCGCAAGTgaaaaccacaaccacaaaatacaagggtgagctaacagaAAACAATACAAGATAATACACAATAATCGCACACATCCACCCTATTCAGATATTTATCCCCAATCCATAAAGTGAATCACATTCCCATCATAAACAATCACATTACCACAAACACCCGTAGTGTATCCCTCCTTACCCTAGCATACCACTTATTCATTAGAATCGATCATTTCAAGTCCTATGACACTCAAACCCATCCTCTTCCCTCTAAGACTTTTTCCCAGAATAAACAATGCCCTTTAACAACACCCTAAGCTCTCATAGACCTTCACTCGATCAAATTATTATTCTCACCCTCAAAGTTCCTGCCTCTTTTGCTAATGACCAAAAGTTTCTATcttaacaatataaataagaggTGTTTAATATAGTAACAACTATGTATAAGATTAATTGTCATTGTATTGAATATACACATTGAgcactttatttataatagaagaaatatggacaAAGTTCATAATACTAATAAGGagtaataacaaactaactaaagataaaagataaaaataagatatttatctaagatatctaataataatctaataaaaGACATACATAACCCAATTGggtttattttctaaatatttataaaagcccattattttcataatataataaaataaaattatctttaacttaattaattatatcttaatatttttattttaattgattaggaTAAGTccctaaataatatattctattttttttattattatctaataataatatctaataattatttttctaattgaataatttttcaccaaatctcattttttagaaaatcttttaaaataaaataaatcattaaaataaaaatagcaaactattttatcatttatttaaatagttaaccacatttgtatattttttcataatattaaaatttctagAATCTCACATTCCCCTACCAAAAACGACTTTCATCACCAAAAATGTACTTACAATATCTTCTGCTTTTCTATGATAAGACTTAagataaatacttaaaattatagttaaacaaacacaaacataaattattataaatattaatacacaCCACGGTTGCAcgtaaaacaaataataaaaaacataaacatatattatgcaCACAACAAGAATTAAACACATTACCACCCATCTATAAAAATTTGCTCTAACCATTTGTGTTACCCTTAACTTCTATAGTAATTAACTTtccttattttaaataacaactCTCATATGACTACAACATTTTCTAGATTTGGGATGGATACTCATGaaatattaaagtttatataattttgaaatattggaattatataattatagaatATCATACAATTATGTAATATAAGATATCATATATATAAGtcctatatttattaaaaaaacaatttatgttACTGTGTTTaaagatttttgttttgttgagaGGCTGAGGCAAAGAAGGTCTGTCTGTACCAGTGAAAATTAGTGTAgatgagaaaaataatttcaacaatgatatttaatttattaggtaTGTAAATGAAAGtaatattatagatatttaaaacaaaacccAAGCATACCTaagaattattatataaaagtatgttttaattttcaatactaatataaacaattcaatgataaaatatatataagttggTTATTTAAAGTCAAGGGCAACAGATAATAAAAAgctaaaatgtgtttttgtctTCTCTactttaaaattgattaattatttttatattttttgaaaatattttattttattattttttatacgtATATTTagtgatattttttattgtcatgAAGTTGAGGTAATAACTAAATtcgtataattttataaaattaatttatgaatgtgtaatataaaaatcaaaataaagttTGCGAAAAATATGGGAATCAGAAACATATTTTTCTCATAAGAAATCGACTTCGTAaggttaaataaatttttgcgaaaataaattttgaatgtttGTGTAAGGTTAAATAGTTGACATTGAATTTATCGTATGGTGTTGTTTCTTTTtgtatatatgatatataatctTGTTCGTAGGAGCTTatggaaaattgatttattcaCAGGCTTTTAGGCATTGGTCTGGCTATGATCCATGTACAGAAAAGTATGCAGAGATTTACTACAACAGGCCTGATGTTCAGAAAGCCCTCCACGCTAACACAACTAGAATCCCTTATAAGTGGACTGCTTGCAGGTAAGTTTGTGTTGTAGACTTTATGAAGGGTTGAATCCCATTGTTTTGACTGAAGTTTAAGCTATCagaattatatatgtataataaagggtttattgatgattatgttttattttatttggtgcAGTGTGGTTTTGAATCCGAATTGAAATGATAGCATATATAATTGGTTTTTAAATGCATATATATAGTTACGAGATATATGTATGTATAGTTacaaaaatatcttattaaagatataaaataattaaaaatatctgattaaaaatattgataaacagaagataaaataatcaagaatatttaattaaagatattcataaacaaattataaataattaactagATATTAAgtaagtttgtttatattttattctgtttatattttattggacaTTTCAGTTTAAGGTccataaaacaaattataaataaagagtCACTGTCACAAATATGCTTTACCCACACTCTACTACATCTATTAACGTTGGATCAGAACTCAAACATACAAGTGTGAGGATTGCAGAGCATGACGAGGAGAGTGATTATGATAAGACACGAGGGTATGACGACAAGAGTGATTCTGAGAAGACAAGCCCCTGACCAATAACAAAGAAACTGCTTGGGCTCTGATTTGTGATGCATGTGGTTGCCACAAGAATTTCCATCAGAGGGagacacatacatatatatattacttgTCACTGCGTTTCTGACAGTGGATAACATGTTTTCCGTTAGACCAATTTTGTGTAAACCTCCTTGTGATGTCCGTTTTCTGTGTCGACTTCTTTTCGCTTTTAGTTCTTATATTTTTCGATTTTAGCTTAATCATGTTATGCTTTCGTCACTAATGTTTGTCAAGGCAAAGTTAATAAGATGTTTTTGTTTATGAGAATTGTGCAAAATGACAAAATTTATGATAGATCTCATCATCAAAATTGTCATTACAAAAGCCATTTTAACCTAATTCATCAATCTCATCATCAAATCACACACCTAAATTTGTGTTCTTCCattacacattttatttttaaataataaactttaaaaatgagatataagaaatatttcaaatgtcaaaatataaatatatctataaaaggGATTTTAAATCTCGACCTCTCCTCTGCAACACCCTGTTGAATCTGCAACACCCTGCTGAATCTTTATTCTCACATCTAAaaggaaaagataaaagaaaaaaaagtgaaaaaatcgacttaatgaaattattaatttttcaaaaaaaccaaaaaagaaaattttttcgaagtcagaaaaaaaaaaggtcatGCTCagaaattatttaatcattaatCTGACTTTTACACAATTTTTCACAACCACCGTGACTTAACAATAGTGTTTAGTATATTCaaatgtaatattatatattttaatttttaaaaaaactaataaacatacataaaaatacttattatttaataattatttaggGTAATTAATTCTAGCGCGGTTAAAGTTCAAAATACTCCCtctcacatatatatatatatatataacccaAAGCCCGCTACTGCCATTTTCTGAAAGAttcaaaaagaaattaagaaaatgagtGAAAGTCAGAAAAAACCCATTTTCTGAAAGattcaaaaagaaattaaaaaaatgagtgaaagtCAGAAAAAACCCACGGCAAATTCTCCACAACCTAACGCCAACAGAAACGCCTCCCAAACACGATCGCTGATCCCACGACAGTGGTGGAACACGATCACGCTGATCCCACGACAGATCCCACGACAGTGGTGGAAACCACCGAACTTCTGTCCACGATGCATCTCAACAAGCCGCTGTGTTCTGCGGTGAACAGCTCCATGAAGCACCGATCGCCGCCCTTGTGTTCTTTCTCCGGGGAGCCTCCGCCAAGAAGCTTAACCAGGAGGACCTGCGGCTTCTCTTCCGTCCCCATTCCGCCCAACCTCAACTCCCCGTCCTCCGCGGCTGCGTTTCCAACCCTTCTCCGAAGAGAGGGTCCCGGCTGCCACTTCTGCAGTTGGGCGGCAGGAGGAGTGTCTCATTCCGCAGCTTCGCCGAGTTTGAACTCTAAGAATATTGCCGCCCCTGAATCAGTGGTAGGGAGGGTTgggaaataatattttattattttagggtttggaataacttttctttaatttttgattGTAGAAactaaaaaagataaagaaaggATTGAAAGAGACTAGACAACGGATGAGATTATGAAGGATGTCGAGGAAGAAGATATTAGGGAAAAAGAAATGGGGACGGACCGCAACGGGAGAGGTCATCCTGGCTTTTTGGCGGAGGGCTCTTCGAGAAAGAACACAAGGGCGGCGATCGGCCCTATCGCGCTTCATAGGGCTGTTCATTGCAGACGACGGCTTGTTGAGATGTATCGTGGACAGGAGTTCGGTGGTCTCTATCCGCACCCAATTTTGTTCGGGTaagtaaatcaataaaaataaaaggtttaatgtctcggtaggtccctatttttggcgtgaatttcaaataggtcctttttttttcggcgtctcaattgggtcctttttTGTCTAAAATTGCagcaattaggggtctgccgtcaaattcaACAAACAGCCGTTTAAATTTAGCCTAGGTGGTATGGTGAGTGTATTCATTATCTgacgtggcatttaaaacgaattttgtattaaaaatttggcCTACGTGGTATGGTGAGTCTGTGAGAGAGATGAGTTTGAATTGTGGCGGCGTTGTGGTGAGGTTTGGTTTGTGGGTGGCGGCGCTGTCCATTGCCGGCTACATAGTGGGTCCTCCTCTCTACTGGCACCTCGTCGAACTCCTCaaccattcttcttcttcttcttgcactCCCTGCGTCTGTGATTGTTCTTCCCAACCCATCATTTCCATTCCCCAATGTATATATACTTTCCCTCTAGTTCAATTCCACCCCTTTtacctttttccttttctgcCTTCAATATCTTActaatttcttctttcttcaaaataacttctttcttcttcttcttttttctttgtttcgtTATTACTGCTACTTCTGGATTGAAATCTGTTCTGGGTCTCTCAAGTTGCATCAAGTAATCATACGGGGACTTATTAAGCGGCATAAACAATATTCAATAGGCTTGCCCTAGCTTAATTAGGCTGTAACTTTccttaattaaatattagtcTCTTGTATACTGATACTgtgaaagtaattttttttaattaattaccaGGGTCCCCTTTTGCTTGGTTACATGTGGTTGTCACATAGCATTCACCATGAAACTCGCAATAAAACAAGAGTATCATGGCTTAGCCTATTTGTATTCTAAATTAAGAGAAATACTAACCTAAGCCCAATAGCCTTGAAACATTTCTACAGCTTTTAGTTATTAACAGAAGGATTTATGGAGACATATTTAGATAAATTTCTTCATAGATATTAAAGTTAGTTTTACAATAAggtaaaattgatttatacataaattagtTTATAGAAATTATTCTGTATTAGCTTtcttagaaaatgatttttgaagTGTACATAAATTCGTTCTAACTTgtagaaaaaatttattttatttttgtctaattCTTTTAGAATTACTCAAAC harbors:
- the LOC108335395 gene encoding uncharacterized protein LOC108335395 → MHLNKPLCSAVNSSMKHRSPPLCSFSGEPPPRSLTRRTCGFSSVPIPPNLNSPSSAAAFPTLLRREGPGCHFCSWAAGGVSHSAASPSLNSKNIAAPESVKLKKIKKGLKETRQRMRL